One Cedecea neteri DNA segment encodes these proteins:
- a CDS encoding LysR family transcriptional regulator: MMPASDLRAIEIFINAIELGSIRRAAAMQGISPQAASQALSALEQRLGVRLLHRTTRRLALTTEGQQFLEEAKPALASLARAGDRIRNVKDAIAGPLRIIAPKYAFLPLLWPLIDEFCTRYPEIEPDVKLDDRIGSWVEERTDVGFRIGHPPEEGLFVRRLFAMQLIICASPDYLTARGAPASIAQLSEHRCSTFRHPGSGRVLPWLLKVDGEVTSVNVRPALSTNDAHLETQAVLSGHVIGLLSGLSAAPLIRAGKLIPLLTRHMTDHMSVHIYYGSRPAQPARVRSFIDLTVERLLDSPDYVLDSHELAAAEAKGRNA, translated from the coding sequence ATGATGCCAGCCAGCGATCTTCGAGCCATCGAAATCTTCATCAATGCGATAGAACTGGGCAGCATTCGTCGGGCGGCTGCCATGCAGGGCATCAGTCCACAGGCGGCGAGTCAGGCTCTTTCCGCTCTGGAGCAGCGTTTAGGCGTGCGTCTGCTTCATCGCACTACGCGACGACTGGCATTGACGACGGAAGGGCAGCAATTTCTGGAAGAGGCTAAACCCGCGCTGGCGTCCCTGGCGCGAGCAGGAGATCGTATCCGTAATGTCAAAGATGCTATTGCAGGCCCCTTGCGCATCATTGCCCCAAAATACGCCTTTTTGCCGCTACTCTGGCCTCTGATTGATGAGTTTTGTACTCGCTATCCGGAGATCGAACCTGACGTCAAACTTGATGACCGTATCGGAAGCTGGGTGGAGGAACGAACCGACGTTGGTTTTCGTATCGGTCACCCACCGGAGGAAGGACTTTTTGTACGTCGGCTCTTTGCTATGCAGCTAATTATTTGTGCCTCGCCGGATTACCTTACGGCCCGGGGTGCCCCGGCATCCATAGCCCAACTGTCTGAACACAGATGCAGCACATTTCGTCATCCTGGCTCAGGCCGCGTGCTCCCCTGGCTACTCAAGGTCGACGGTGAAGTCACGTCCGTTAATGTGCGCCCGGCGTTATCAACCAATGATGCCCACCTGGAAACGCAGGCGGTGTTGTCAGGCCACGTCATTGGCTTGCTTTCCGGCTTATCCGCTGCGCCCCTGATTCGCGCTGGCAAGCTGATCCCGTTGCTAACCCGACATATGACGGACCACATGAGCGTGCACATCTACTACGGCAGCCGTCCGGCACAGCCCGCTCGAGTCCGATCTTTTATCGATTTGACCGTCGAGCGTTTGCTCGATTCACCCGACTACGTGCTGGATTCTCATGAGCTGGCAGCGGCTGAAGCTAAGGGGCGAAACGCCTGA
- the fruB gene encoding fused PTS fructose transporter subunit IIA/HPr protein, with translation MFQLSVQDIHPGEAAGSKEDAIRQVAAALVQAGNVGEGYVNGMLAREQQTTTYLGNGIAIPHGTTDTRELVLKTGVQVFQFPQGVEWGEGQIAYVAIGIAASSDEHLGLLRQLTHVLSDDEVAAQLKSATSAEELRALLMGEKQSTALLLDNSLLALNVEASDLMTLQALNAGRLKQAGAVDAAFVSNVIAGNPLYLGQGIWLNDSAAGNLASAVAVSRPAASFEANGNPVSLLMTVAVADEQPLQVLNRLSDMLIGNRADKLLTADAPTLLTLLTSDDAPAEEALSAEFTVRNEHGLHARPGTALVNTIKQFNSEITVTNLDGTGKPANGRSLMKVVALGVKKGHRLRFTAQGEDAEQALKAIGEAISEGLGEGA, from the coding sequence ATGTTCCAGTTATCTGTGCAGGATATTCACCCGGGCGAAGCTGCCGGGAGCAAAGAAGACGCTATCCGCCAGGTTGCCGCCGCCCTTGTGCAGGCAGGCAACGTCGGCGAAGGCTACGTCAACGGTATGCTGGCGCGTGAGCAGCAAACCACCACTTATTTAGGTAACGGGATTGCTATCCCGCACGGCACCACCGACACGCGTGAGCTGGTGCTGAAAACCGGCGTTCAGGTTTTCCAGTTCCCGCAGGGCGTGGAGTGGGGCGAGGGCCAGATCGCTTACGTGGCGATTGGTATTGCCGCTAGTTCCGACGAGCACCTCGGCCTGTTGCGTCAGTTGACGCATGTGCTGAGTGACGACGAAGTTGCGGCACAGCTGAAATCCGCAACCAGTGCGGAAGAGCTCCGTGCGTTGCTGATGGGCGAGAAGCAAAGCACCGCGCTGCTGCTGGACAACAGCCTGCTGGCGTTGAACGTCGAGGCCAGCGATCTGATGACGCTGCAGGCGCTGAACGCGGGCCGCCTGAAGCAGGCGGGTGCGGTTGATGCTGCTTTCGTCAGTAACGTGATTGCCGGTAATCCGCTGTATCTCGGTCAGGGTATCTGGCTGAACGACAGCGCGGCAGGTAACCTGGCGAGCGCCGTTGCTGTTAGCCGTCCAGCGGCAAGTTTTGAGGCGAACGGAAATCCGGTTTCTCTCCTGATGACCGTGGCCGTGGCCGACGAGCAGCCCTTGCAGGTGCTGAACCGCCTGAGCGACATGCTGATTGGCAACCGTGCCGACAAGCTTTTAACCGCAGATGCGCCGACATTGCTGACGCTGCTGACCAGCGATGATGCCCCGGCAGAAGAAGCGCTGAGCGCCGAATTTACCGTGCGTAATGAACACGGCCTGCACGCCCGTCCGGGTACGGCGCTGGTCAACACCATAAAACAATTCAATAGCGAAATTACCGTGACAAACCTTGATGGAACCGGGAAACCGGCAAATGGACGTAGCCTGATGAAAGTTGTTGCTCTGGGAGTGAAAAAAGGCCACCGCCTGCGCTTTACCGCGCAGGGTGAAGATGCTGAACAGGCGCTGAAAGCGATTGGCGAAGCCATCTCTGAAGGACTGGGGGAGGGCGCGTAA
- a CDS encoding SDR family oxidoreductase has protein sequence MMNNIKDKVIVITGASSGLGLAAARLLSERGAHVVLGARRLERLQQLSDELTRGGRQALAVETDVTVLSDVKQLVDSAVQAFGRIDVMVNNAGLMPISALERLKVEDWDRTIDVNIKGVLYGIAAALPHMQRQMSGHFVNVASVAGHKIMPNGTVYSATKFAVRALTEGLRQEVKPWNIRTTILSPGAVDSELPNSITEEDVARGMQGFYQATAIPADSFARAITFALEQPDDMDVNEIVFRPTRQLA, from the coding sequence GTGATGAACAATATTAAAGATAAAGTCATTGTGATAACCGGGGCCAGCAGCGGCCTTGGTCTGGCTGCTGCCCGCCTGCTGAGTGAGCGAGGGGCACATGTCGTGCTGGGGGCTCGTCGACTTGAGCGCTTACAGCAGCTGTCTGATGAGTTAACCCGTGGAGGGCGGCAGGCTCTCGCCGTTGAGACCGACGTGACCGTCCTCAGCGACGTGAAGCAGCTTGTCGATAGCGCTGTTCAGGCCTTCGGGCGTATTGACGTAATGGTCAATAACGCGGGGTTAATGCCAATATCGGCGCTTGAAAGGCTGAAGGTTGAGGATTGGGATCGCACTATCGACGTGAATATCAAGGGGGTGCTCTATGGTATTGCCGCCGCCTTGCCGCATATGCAGCGCCAAATGTCCGGGCACTTTGTTAATGTTGCGTCGGTGGCCGGACATAAAATCATGCCGAATGGCACGGTCTACTCCGCGACGAAATTCGCCGTGCGTGCGTTGACGGAAGGTCTCAGACAGGAGGTAAAACCCTGGAATATCCGCACGACAATTCTTTCTCCAGGGGCTGTGGATTCGGAATTACCGAACAGCATCACCGAAGAAGATGTTGCTCGCGGTATGCAGGGGTTTTATCAGGCGACGGCTATTCCGGCCGATTCCTTTGCCCGTGCTATCACCTTCGCCCTTGAACAGCCCGATGACATGGACGTAAACGAAATCGTCTTCCGGCCAACCCGCCAGCTCGCCTGA